DNA from Nitrosopumilus sp.:
GTTCACATTACCCTTTTTTTCTTTTTTTTGAATCGCACTTAACGTAAGTTATAGACAAATTTCCAGAAGCAATATCTAGGAGAACATTGACCATCAATTAAAATGAAATTCCAAATTTTATTTTCTGTTTTAATTACTCTCTTACTTGTAAATACACTTGATTCATTTTCAGACTTGGATTTGTTTACAAACAGTAAAGTGTATTCTCCTGAACATAACTTACAAGTTTATGGAAAAGGATTACCTGATGAAAACTTGATCATACGACTTTTTGCTCCAGATGAAACTATTGCAAAATTTGATCAAATAACAACTGACTCAAATGGCTCCTTTAATTTTGATTTACTAAAATGGCCTCAACCTTCAACAAATTTTCCTTATGGAACATATGCTGTTGAAGTAATAAGTACCACACAAAATGGACTCTCTAAAAAAATTGATGTAAAATTTGCTGCAACAACAGATCTGGTAGATGTACCAATTGAAAGAATAGTTAACACTTTAGTTTTTGCTCCTGAAACTGCAGCAATTAATCAACCAATTAGAGTATTTGTACAAATAACTAGTGATGGGCTTTTGGTTGGAAGTGAGCCTACAAAGTTATTGGGTCCTACTCATGTTCATTTACCATCTGGGATTTCTATTCCTTTGGCTGGTTCTTTTAAAACACTTCATCAAGGATTATACTATGTTGATTATATCCCTCAAGAAGAAGGAACTCATGTGTTTCATGTAGTTGCATTTAGTCAAGGAACTACATCTCATGGCTCAGCTGCCACTAATGTACTAACTCAAGACATTGGAGGAATCTCACAACAAATAATTAAACTAAATTCAATTTTAGATGAAACATCAAGCGAACTTGATACTCTGAAATTAGAAATTGAAGGATTTGGAAATACTTTGCAGCAAGCAAGTTCTAATATTGATCAAAGTACTGATACTATTTCTACATCAGTAGAATCTATCAGTGAAGCTTCTAATCAATTAAATTCATTGTTATTTCCAATTATTGCCTCTATAGGAATTATTGTTGCACTACAAATCGCAATTCTTGCACGAAGAAGATAGTTATAATAACACAAGAACAGAAAATTATGTA
Protein-coding regions in this window:
- a CDS encoding methyl-accepting chemotaxis protein; this translates as MKFQILFSVLITLLLVNTLDSFSDLDLFTNSKVYSPEHNLQVYGKGLPDENLIIRLFAPDETIAKFDQITTDSNGSFNFDLLKWPQPSTNFPYGTYAVEVISTTQNGLSKKIDVKFAATTDLVDVPIERIVNTLVFAPETAAINQPIRVFVQITSDGLLVGSEPTKLLGPTHVHLPSGISIPLAGSFKTLHQGLYYVDYIPQEEGTHVFHVVAFSQGTTSHGSAATNVLTQDIGGISQQIIKLNSILDETSSELDTLKLEIEGFGNTLQQASSNIDQSTDTISTSVESISEASNQLNSLLFPIIASIGIIVALQIAILARRR